A single genomic interval of Thermovibrio guaymasensis harbors:
- the rpsJ gene encoding 30S ribosomal protein S10 — protein MAQDRIRIKLTAYDHRLLDRSVQEIIDTVKRTGAIVAGPIPLPTKRSWWSVIRSPHKYKYSQEQFEIRKHRRLLDIKNPKPQTVEALMDLKLPAGVDVEIKLD, from the coding sequence GGACCGCATTAGAATAAAGTTAACTGCTTATGATCACAGACTTCTTGACAGGTCTGTTCAGGAGATAATTGATACAGTTAAGAGGACTGGCGCGATCGTTGCCGGTCCCATACCTCTTCCTACGAAGCGTTCGTGGTGGAGCGTTATTCGTTCTCCTCACAAGTACAAGTACTCACAGGAGCAGTTTGAGATAAGGAAGCATAGAAGGCTCCTAGATATTAAAAATCCAAAGCCTCAAACCGTGGAAGCTCTTATGGACCTTAAGCTTCCCGCCGGTGTTGA